One Mesorhizobium loti genomic window carries:
- a CDS encoding molybdenum transport regulator, translating into MPSLSLRINLDPDGRIGPGKIELLEHIATFGSISAAARGMEMSYKHAWDLVEDMNRVFGKPLVAAQTGGRKGGGAQLTAIGLAVVSRFRAIERAATAAAATHMDALQAEIDAG; encoded by the coding sequence ATGCCATCGCTGAGCTTGCGGATAAATCTCGATCCAGACGGGCGGATTGGTCCGGGCAAGATCGAGCTTCTGGAGCACATCGCCACGTTTGGCTCGATCTCGGCCGCCGCGCGCGGCATGGAAATGTCCTACAAGCACGCCTGGGACTTGGTCGAGGACATGAACCGGGTGTTCGGCAAGCCGTTGGTTGCGGCACAGACCGGCGGCCGCAAGGGCGGCGGCGCGCAGCTGACGGCCATCGGCCTGGCGGTGGTCAGCCGTTTCCGCGCCATCGAGCGCGCAGCGACCGCCGCAGCGGCGACGCATATGGATGCGCTGCAGGCGGAGATCGATGCGGGCTGA
- a CDS encoding molybdenum transport protein modC: MSVLVDIGHQLGDVAIEARFESAGRLTALFGPSGSGKTSLINMIAGLIRPDKGRIAVDGRVLVDTDAGIFVPKHRRRIGMVFQDARLFPHMSVASNLRYGRWFTPPSERYAEMDAVVELLGIGPLLGRRPARLSGGEKQRVAIGRALLASPKLLLMDEPLASLDEARKAEILPYIERLRDETKIPIVYVSHSIAEVARLASDVVMLAQGKVVASGPTEAVMQRLDLLPAEERGEGGAVLDTKVLSHDEVFGMTVLGSAAGEIRVPRLAMKPGAPVRVRIRARDVMIATERPTGLSALNILQGTIVAIRPGEGPAVEVGIDCNGATVLARITEQSRQALKLRLGGKVFAVVKTVSFDQANTGAGLPLEVDG, translated from the coding sequence ATGAGCGTCCTCGTCGACATCGGCCACCAGCTCGGCGATGTCGCCATCGAGGCGCGCTTCGAGAGCGCCGGGCGGCTGACGGCGCTGTTCGGGCCGTCAGGCTCCGGTAAGACCTCGCTCATCAACATGATCGCCGGGCTGATCCGGCCCGACAAGGGCCGCATCGCGGTCGACGGCCGCGTGCTGGTCGATACCGATGCCGGCATTTTCGTGCCGAAGCACAGGCGCCGGATCGGCATGGTGTTCCAGGACGCGCGGCTGTTCCCGCATATGAGCGTGGCCAGCAATCTGCGCTACGGCCGCTGGTTCACGCCGCCATCAGAGCGCTACGCCGAGATGGATGCCGTTGTCGAACTGCTCGGCATCGGTCCGCTGCTTGGGCGGCGCCCGGCAAGACTCTCCGGCGGCGAGAAGCAGCGCGTGGCGATCGGCCGGGCGCTGCTCGCCAGTCCGAAACTTCTGCTCATGGACGAGCCGCTGGCCTCGCTCGACGAGGCGCGCAAGGCGGAGATCCTGCCCTATATCGAACGGCTGCGCGACGAGACGAAGATCCCGATCGTCTATGTCAGCCATTCCATCGCCGAAGTGGCGCGGCTGGCGAGCGACGTGGTGATGCTGGCGCAAGGCAAGGTCGTTGCCAGCGGTCCGACCGAGGCGGTGATGCAAAGGCTCGACCTGCTGCCGGCGGAGGAGCGCGGCGAGGGCGGGGCGGTGCTGGACACGAAAGTGCTGAGTCACGATGAGGTGTTCGGCATGACCGTGCTCGGCTCGGCCGCCGGCGAGATCCGTGTGCCGCGCCTTGCAATGAAGCCCGGCGCTCCCGTGCGTGTCCGCATTCGTGCCCGTGATGTGATGATCGCCACGGAGAGGCCGACGGGCCTCAGCGCGCTCAACATCCTGCAAGGTACGATCGTCGCGATCCGCCCGGGCGAGGGGCCGGCGGTCGAGGTCGGCATCGACTGCAATGGCGCAACGGTACTGGCCCGCATCACCGAACAGTCGCGGCAGGCGCTGAAGCTGCGGCTCGGCGGCAAGGTTTTCGCGGTGGTCAAGACAGTGAGCTTCGACCAGGCCAACACCGGCGCCGGCCTGCCGCTCGAGGTCGATGGCTGA
- a CDS encoding molybdate ABC transporter inner membrane protein → MTWLLDLTPDEWNAVRLSIKVATVAMLFSLPPGILIALLLARGQFWGKTLLNGVVHLPLILPPVVTGYLLLLTFGKRGPAGAFLAEHFGIVFSFRWTGAALACAVMGFPLMVRAIRLSIEAVDRKMEAAAGTLGANPLWVFATITLPLILPGLIAGAILAFAKAMGEFGATITFVSNIPNETQTLPSAIYTFTQVPGGDEGALRLTLISIVISMAALVASEVLARRVGRRMDIE, encoded by the coding sequence ATGACCTGGCTGCTGGACCTCACTCCCGACGAATGGAATGCGGTCCGGCTGTCCATCAAGGTGGCGACCGTGGCGATGCTTTTCAGCCTACCGCCGGGCATCTTGATTGCCCTGTTGCTTGCCCGCGGACAATTCTGGGGCAAGACGCTGCTCAACGGCGTGGTCCACCTGCCGCTGATCCTGCCGCCCGTGGTGACCGGCTATCTCTTGCTGCTTACCTTCGGCAAGCGCGGTCCGGCGGGCGCCTTCCTGGCCGAGCATTTCGGCATCGTCTTCTCGTTTCGCTGGACGGGTGCGGCGCTGGCTTGCGCCGTCATGGGCTTTCCGCTGATGGTGCGGGCGATCCGGCTGTCGATCGAAGCGGTGGACCGCAAGATGGAGGCGGCGGCGGGGACGTTGGGCGCCAATCCTCTGTGGGTGTTCGCCACCATCACGCTGCCGCTGATCCTGCCCGGCCTGATCGCCGGCGCCATCCTGGCCTTCGCCAAGGCGATGGGCGAGTTCGGCGCGACGATCACCTTTGTCTCCAACATTCCCAATGAGACGCAGACACTGCCCTCGGCGATCTACACGTTCACGCAGGTGCCGGGCGGCGATGAGGGCGCGCTGCGACTGACCTTGATCTCGATCGTCATCTCGATGGCGGCGCTGGTCGCCTCGGAAGTGCTGGCGCGGCGAGTCGGGCGTCGGATGGATATCGAATGA
- a CDS encoding molybdenum ABC transporter, periplasmic molybdate-binding protein has protein sequence MTRKDFGLRAIAIGGLAATLMAAVPAAYAQDKVVVFAAASLKDALDAVNKSCQADVGEAATVSYAASSALAKQIEGGAPADVFISADLDWMKYLSDKKLTKPDTEVKLLGNEIVLVAPKDSTVATKIEKGFDLAKLVGDGKLAMGDFKAVPAGKYGKAALESLGVWSSVEGKVAQAENVRAALKLVSTGEAALGIVYATDAHAEKGVKVVGTFPEDSHPPIIYPVAQIADSKDKDTPAFLKCLQSAKAGALFKEQGFTVLTPSN, from the coding sequence ATGACGCGCAAAGATTTCGGGTTGAGGGCGATCGCCATTGGCGGTCTTGCGGCGACGTTGATGGCGGCGGTGCCGGCCGCATATGCGCAAGACAAGGTCGTGGTGTTCGCGGCGGCCAGCCTCAAGGACGCGCTCGATGCGGTGAACAAATCCTGTCAGGCCGATGTCGGCGAGGCCGCGACCGTCTCCTATGCGGCGAGCTCGGCACTGGCCAAGCAGATCGAGGGCGGGGCACCGGCTGACGTCTTCATCTCAGCCGATCTCGACTGGATGAAATATCTCTCCGACAAGAAGCTGACCAAGCCGGACACCGAGGTGAAGCTGCTCGGCAACGAGATCGTGCTGGTGGCGCCGAAGGATTCGACGGTTGCAACCAAGATCGAGAAGGGTTTCGACCTCGCCAAGCTGGTCGGCGACGGCAAGCTCGCCATGGGCGACTTCAAGGCGGTGCCGGCCGGCAAGTACGGCAAGGCGGCGCTGGAATCGCTCGGCGTCTGGTCCTCGGTCGAGGGCAAGGTGGCGCAGGCCGAGAATGTCCGCGCGGCGCTCAAGCTGGTTTCGACAGGCGAGGCTGCGCTCGGCATCGTCTATGCCACCGACGCGCATGCCGAAAAGGGCGTGAAAGTGGTCGGCACCTTCCCCGAGGATTCGCATCCGCCGATCATCTATCCGGTTGCCCAGATCGCCGATTCGAAGGACAAGGATACGCCGGCTTTCCTGAAATGCCTGCAGTCCGCCAAGGCCGGCGCGCTCTTCAAGGAACAGGGTTTTACCGTGCTCACGCCGAGCAACTGA
- a CDS encoding TOBE domain-containing protein has protein sequence MKISARNVLKGTITEIVKGATTSHVRIDIGSGAIVTASITNEAVADLKLEKGKQAYAVVKASDVMVGVD, from the coding sequence ATGAAGATCAGCGCCCGCAACGTCCTCAAGGGAACGATCACCGAGATCGTCAAGGGGGCCACCACTTCGCATGTCAGGATTGACATTGGCAGCGGCGCCATCGTCACCGCCTCGATCACCAACGAAGCGGTCGCCGACCTGAAACTCGAAAAGGGCAAGCAGGCCTATGCCGTGGTCAAGGCCTCGGACGTGATGGTCGGGGTCGACTGA